The Ketobacter alkanivorans genome includes the window CGTAATGATCTGCCAAAAACAAACGTAGGTAAGATTTTGCGTCGCGAACTGCGTGGCCAGTGATCATTTGTAAGTAGCATCCCGCAGGCCGGTTTTACCGGTCTGCATTTTCCCTTCTTTCTCCGGTACAATGCGGCGCCATAACACATGAGGTTTTGGCGTGAATTCTGACTCAATAGCTTCCCTTCGTAAGCAGCTTCCCCTTTGCCTGAGCAAAGATCGCTTCCGCTTTCGTCGCTCAATACAGATGATTGAGCAGCGTATTGCCCAGAAAAAGCCAGCTGATAAAGAGCTGGCCCGATTGGCTGAGGCGATTGAGCAGTCTGTGGCTGCCGTGCAGATGCGCCGGGATAATCTGCCCAAGTGGCAGTATCCTGAATCGTTGCCGGTAGCCGGTCGCAGCGAAGAAATTGTCAAGGCAATTCAGAATAATCAAGTGGTCATTGTTGCCGGTGAAACCGGTTCCGGTAAAACCACCCAGATCCCGAAAATGTGCCTGCAGGCGGGTTTGGGTGTAACCGGTTACGTTGGCCACACTCAGCCACGTAGACTGGCGGCTCGCACCGTAGCTCAGCGGATTGCTGACGAACTGGACACCACCATTGGCGATAAGGTGGGTTATAAGATCCGTTTTCAGGATCAGGTCTCGGCAAATAGCCATATCAAACTAATGACCGATGGCATGTTATTGGCCGAGATCGCCCAAGATCGCTATCTTAATCAATACGATGCCATCATCATCGATGAAGCCCACGAACGTACGCTGAATATTGATTTCCTGCTTGGCTTTCTCAAGCAGTTGCTGCCACAACGCCCTGATCTAAAAGTTATCATTACCTCGGCCACCATTGATCACTGGCGTTTTTCCCGTTACTTCAACGATGCACCGGTCATAGAGGTGTCTGGTCGTACTTATCCGGTGGATATTCTGTATCGGCCATTGGATGAGCCTCAAGGAGATGATGACGAGGTTGTCTCCGATGACGAAGGCAAAATCGAAACCGGTATCCTGAACGCTTTGGAAGAAATTCATCGTTTGGAGCGAGCCAATCCTAACCCAGCCCGACCTGGTGACGTGCTGGTGTTTTTGCCAGGGGAACGTGACATACGGCAGGTGGCGGAGTGTCTGCGTAAACATGGCCCGAAACATTTGGAAGTGTTGCCGCTGTATTCAAGGCTCAGTAACGCGGAGCAGAACCGGGTGTTTCAACCCCACGCCAACAGACGAGTAGTGCTGTCAACTAATGTGGCCGAAACCTCCATCACCGTACCCAATATTGGCTATGTAATTGATCCAGGCATTGCCCGTATAAGTCGCTATAGTTTTCGCACAAAGGTGCAGCGATTACCTATAGAGCCAGTGTCCCAGGCCAGTGCCAATCAGCGGGCAGGGCGTTGTGGGCGGGTGGCTGAAGGTATTTGTATTCGTTTATATTCCGAGCAGGACTTCATCAATCGTCCTGAATACACAGAGCCGGAGATTCTGCGCACCAATCTCGCCTCAGTCATTTTGCAAATGCAGGGCTTGAAGTTAGGGGAGGTATCCCGCTTCCCGTTCGTTGATCCACCGGATCATCGATTGGTAAATGATGGCTATCGCTTACTGGAAGAGCTGGGTGCAGTGGATGCCAAGCGAATCATCACGCCTTTGGGTTTCGATCTGCTTAAGTTTCCAATAGATCCTCGAATTGCCCGGATGCTGGTGGCGGCAAAAGAACAGCACTGCTTGAGCGAGATGTTGATTATTGCCAGCGGCTTGAGTGTTCAAGAGCCCTGGCAGCGGCCCCATGATCGTCAGGGTGCGGCCGACGAGGCGTTGAAACGATTTCAACATGACGAGTCTGACTTCCTCACCTTTGTGAACGTTTGGCAGCAGTGTGAGCAACAGAAAACCGATCTGACCAATAACCGGTATCGGCGCTGGTTGCTGCAAAATTTCCTTAGCTATTTGCGTATGCGTGAGTGGCAGGATGTGTATCGGCAGTTAAAGCAGGCCCTGCATCAACTGGGTTGGAGTGAAAACAGTGAGCCGGCTCGATATGAAGAAATTCATCGGGCGATTCTGGCTGGCTTGCTAAGCCATGTCGCCACCAAAGATGATCAAAAAGGCTATAACGGGGCTCGTAACAGGGTGATGAATATATTCCCTGGCTCCACTTTGATAAAACGTAAGCCAAAATGGATTGTATGTGCTGAGATTGTAGAAACCCAGAAAGTATATGGACGCACGGTAGCTCGTGTTGAACCTGATTGGGTGGAGCAGGTAGGAGAGTCGCAGTTAAAGCGCAGCTATTCTGAGCCGCACTGGGAGAAAAAGCAGGCCTGCACTGTCGCTTTCGAGCAGACCAGCCTGTTTGGTTTGATTGTGAATCCACGCAAGCGGGTAAACTACAGTAATATCGATCCAATTCTTTGCCGAGAGTTGTTCATCCAGCACGCATTGGTAATGCATGAGTATGAAACCCGAGCACCCTATGCGCGCCACAATCAAAAGCTCATAGAAGAGCTGGAGTACTTGGAGCAGAAATCGCGCCGCAGGGATATTCTGATCGACGACCTTACCCTATATGCCCTGTTTGATGCCATTGTTCCCACCCAGGTTGTTAATGGTAAAAGCTTTGAGCGCTGGCGCAAAAAAGCAGAACAGCAAACCCCAGAGCTACTTTTTCTCAAGAAGGAGCAATTGGTTAAGTCTGACACCGATTCTATCAAGCAATGGGAGTTTCCCGATCAGGTAGAAGTGGATGGCGGCAGTATCAAAATTGATTATCAATTTGAACCCGGCAAAAAGCAGGATGGTCTTAATATCGTAGTGCCTGTTACGCTCATTAATCAAATCGAAGAGGAAAAACTGGAGTGGCTGGTGCCTGGGCTGGAAAAAGAGAAATGCGTCGGGCTGATCAAAAGCCTGCCCAAAGCCTTACGCAAGCATTTTGTGCCAGCGCCTGATTTTGCAGAAGCGTTTTTAAACAGTAAGCCTGACCGAGGGCGATCGCTAAAAGTTCAGTTGGCCAGCTTTCTTCGTGACAAAAAACGCGTGGATATAACGGATCAAAGCTGGGATGAATCCACATTACCCTTGCATTTACTGGCAAACCTTAAAGTGTTGGATCAGAAGGGTAAAGTGTTGAGTCAGGGCAGAGATATTCGGCAGATCAAGTTGTCGTTGCAGGGCGAATTTCAACAGTCACTCAAGCAGCTGACACAGAACACACTATCCGAGGCGGTGTTTGATTACTGGGCCTTCGATACCATTCCAGAAGTGTATGAGGTCAAGCAGGCAGGCGCTTTGGTGAAAGCTTACCCGGCTCTGGCTATTAAAGAAAGTGGGGTGGCTTTACAGCTATTCGATACACCTTTTGCGGCGCAAGTGTCGATGGAACAAGGGTTGCTGAGACTATGCGTTTTGACATTGCCACAACAGGTTCGATATTTAAAAAAGCAGCACAGCCTGTCAGAGACTGCTGCCATTAAATACGCCCCTTTTGGTGATCGCAAGTCTCTGGTGGATGGATTGGTTGATATGGCTTTTTATCGTGCGTTTGTCGCAGGGCAGCCAACGGTCAGAACCGAAGCCGATTTTCAACAGCGTATTGTTACCGGGAAAGCTCAGTTGGTAATTGCTGCTGCGGATATCGCCAGTCTGATATCGGCTATACTCGAGCGCCATCATCAGGTAGTTGCGATGCTGGCCAATGATAAATCACCCGCTAAAAAAATCAGCCGCGATGATATTCGTGTTCAGCTTTCGCACTTGTTTCCACAAGACTGGATGCATCGTATTCCATACCGCGCCTTACTTGAGTATCCACGCTATCTGGATGCCATCGCCCTTCGATGGCAGCGGCTGCAAGGGAAAATCGATCGTGATCAAGAGCTTGTTGATGAGTTGGCTCTATTGTGGGATCAGTATCAGAATCGTAGTCATAAACACCTTAAAGGCGGAGTGCTGGATGAAAACCTGGAGAACTGGCGCTGGGCATTGGAAGAATATCGTGTCTCACTGTTTGCTCAAGGGGTAAAGACGCCTTATCCTGTCTCTTATAAGCGATTACAAAAGATGTGGCAAAACGTCGCCCCTTGATGCTTTTATACCCTGGGCATTAGTACTATTAAGGCATTAGTTCTATTAAAAGGGAGCGTGAATCGTCGGCGCACTATCTGCAAGGAAAGCGGTTATGTCGGTAAGAACGATCGAGCAGTCTCTAATGGTTCCGCTCCCCGGAGGGCAACAGTTACATTTGCGGCGCCTCACCGATAATCCAGATGCCCCGGCCGTTCTTCTGCTTCATGGTTTGCTGGAGGATGGCACCATCTTCTACTCACGCCAAGGCAAGGGGTTGGCTCATTTCCTGGCCGGACAAGGCTTTGATACCTATATCCCAGACCTGCGGGGTAAGGGGCGCTCCTGGCCTCCTGTCAGCGGCTGGGCTACCTATAGGGTCGGGGACGCCATAAACCAAGATATTCCCGCCATTCTTGAAACCATCCAGAACGTGAAAGGCAGCTTTCCCGAGTTTTGGATCACCCATGCATGGGGCGGCGTGTTGGCCAGTAGCTTTCTGGCACGATATCCATTCTATCGATCAAGTTTAAATGGCCTTATTAACTTTGGAAGTCACCGCGTGGCTCAGCAACGCAGTCTATCCCGCTTGATCTGGGTGGATGGCTTGTGGGGTTGGCTGGGCGCTCTGGTGGCACGGTTTAAGGGTTACATTCCTGGTCGTGGCCTGGGAATCGGGGCCCAAAACGAATTTTTGGGCATTCAGCAGGACAGCCTCAATTGGTTGCATGGCCAGGACTGGGTCGATCCTGAGGATCATTTCAATTACGGTGAAGCGCTCAGTCATGGCCTCAGTTACCCGCCCGCCCTGTATTTTTCTTCCAGCTCAGATTTGGCCCATTGCAGTGCGGAGGACGTCAAAGGTTTCATGCGGGAGATTGGCCATCACAACGGGCGGCTTGTGGTTTTGGGCCAAAATTTGGGAAACCGACACAATTACTCACAGATCAGCATGCTTACACACCCGGATGCAGTGCATGATCACTTTCCATTCATGATAAACTGGATGTCGGAAATGAACCGCCTGAGGGAAGAGGCGACGAGTGGGGATGATCCCAAGCCAAAGAATCAGGGACACTCTGCCGAGAGTGGTAAGTGATTGAACAGGTTGGCCTTTTTTGTATACCGGCCAGACCATAACAACAGGCACATAACGTTAATAGCGATAAAGATAAAGAATGCCGGAGGTAGAAGTGTCGCAAACTATTCAGCCCCAGACAGTGGTCATAAGCGGAACGGGCCTATACACACCCCAAGAATCTGTCAGCAATGCCGAATTGGTGGCTTGCTTTAATCAATACGTTGATCGATTTAACGAAGAAAACAGTCAGGCTATCGCCGCAGGTGAGCTGGAGGCGTTATCCCATTCCAGTGAAGAGTTCATATTGAAGGCGTCGGGAATCGAAAGTCGCTACGTAATGAACAAGTCCGGCGTACTGGATCCTGCCAAAATGCGCCCAAGCATTGCCGAGCGGAGCGATGAAGAGCAGTCCATTCAGTGTGAAATTGCGGTCGCGGCGGCCAAGGAAGCATTGGCACAGGCTAACAAAACGGCCGACGATATTGATGCGGTGATCGTAGCCTGCTCCAATATGCAGCGTGCATATCCCGCCATGGCGATCGAAGTCCAGGATGCCCTTGGTATTAAAGGGTTTGGCTTTGATATGAACGTAGCTTGCTCCTCCGCTACCTTTGGGCTGCAAACTGCGAAGGATGCAGTGCTGGCTGGTTCTGCGCGAGCCGTACTGGTATTGAATCCTGAGATATGTTCAGGCCACTTGGCTTGGGAAGATCGTGATTGTCACTTTATCTTTGGCGATGTTTGTACGGCCATGATAGTAGAGCGTCTCGAAACCAGTAAGTCGCCTGAAAACTGGGAAATCATGGGTAGCCGCCTGCAGACTCAGTTCTCCAACAATATCCGCAACAACTTCGGCTTTCTCAATCGTTGTGATGAGAGTGGCATTGGTGCCCGTGAT containing:
- a CDS encoding beta-ketoacyl-ACP synthase III, with translation MVISGTGLYTPQESVSNAELVACFNQYVDRFNEENSQAIAAGELEALSHSSEEFILKASGIESRYVMNKSGVLDPAKMRPSIAERSDEEQSIQCEIAVAAAKEALAQANKTADDIDAVIVACSNMQRAYPAMAIEVQDALGIKGFGFDMNVACSSATFGLQTAKDAVLAGSARAVLVLNPEICSGHLAWEDRDCHFIFGDVCTAMIVERLETSKSPENWEIMGSRLQTQFSNNIRNNFGFLNRCDESGIGARDKLFRQNGRKVFKEVVPMVAEMIVSHLSDESVETSQLKRMWLHQANLSMNLLISKKVLGRDATAEEAPVILNEYANTSSAGSVIAFHKHRHDFAPGEVGVICSFGAGYSAGSVIVKRC
- the hrpA gene encoding ATP-dependent RNA helicase HrpA gives rise to the protein MNSDSIASLRKQLPLCLSKDRFRFRRSIQMIEQRIAQKKPADKELARLAEAIEQSVAAVQMRRDNLPKWQYPESLPVAGRSEEIVKAIQNNQVVIVAGETGSGKTTQIPKMCLQAGLGVTGYVGHTQPRRLAARTVAQRIADELDTTIGDKVGYKIRFQDQVSANSHIKLMTDGMLLAEIAQDRYLNQYDAIIIDEAHERTLNIDFLLGFLKQLLPQRPDLKVIITSATIDHWRFSRYFNDAPVIEVSGRTYPVDILYRPLDEPQGDDDEVVSDDEGKIETGILNALEEIHRLERANPNPARPGDVLVFLPGERDIRQVAECLRKHGPKHLEVLPLYSRLSNAEQNRVFQPHANRRVVLSTNVAETSITVPNIGYVIDPGIARISRYSFRTKVQRLPIEPVSQASANQRAGRCGRVAEGICIRLYSEQDFINRPEYTEPEILRTNLASVILQMQGLKLGEVSRFPFVDPPDHRLVNDGYRLLEELGAVDAKRIITPLGFDLLKFPIDPRIARMLVAAKEQHCLSEMLIIASGLSVQEPWQRPHDRQGAADEALKRFQHDESDFLTFVNVWQQCEQQKTDLTNNRYRRWLLQNFLSYLRMREWQDVYRQLKQALHQLGWSENSEPARYEEIHRAILAGLLSHVATKDDQKGYNGARNRVMNIFPGSTLIKRKPKWIVCAEIVETQKVYGRTVARVEPDWVEQVGESQLKRSYSEPHWEKKQACTVAFEQTSLFGLIVNPRKRVNYSNIDPILCRELFIQHALVMHEYETRAPYARHNQKLIEELEYLEQKSRRRDILIDDLTLYALFDAIVPTQVVNGKSFERWRKKAEQQTPELLFLKKEQLVKSDTDSIKQWEFPDQVEVDGGSIKIDYQFEPGKKQDGLNIVVPVTLINQIEEEKLEWLVPGLEKEKCVGLIKSLPKALRKHFVPAPDFAEAFLNSKPDRGRSLKVQLASFLRDKKRVDITDQSWDESTLPLHLLANLKVLDQKGKVLSQGRDIRQIKLSLQGEFQQSLKQLTQNTLSEAVFDYWAFDTIPEVYEVKQAGALVKAYPALAIKESGVALQLFDTPFAAQVSMEQGLLRLCVLTLPQQVRYLKKQHSLSETAAIKYAPFGDRKSLVDGLVDMAFYRAFVAGQPTVRTEADFQQRIVTGKAQLVIAAADIASLISAILERHHQVVAMLANDKSPAKKISRDDIRVQLSHLFPQDWMHRIPYRALLEYPRYLDAIALRWQRLQGKIDRDQELVDELALLWDQYQNRSHKHLKGGVLDENLENWRWALEEYRVSLFAQGVKTPYPVSYKRLQKMWQNVAP
- a CDS encoding alpha/beta hydrolase family protein, whose protein sequence is MSVRTIEQSLMVPLPGGQQLHLRRLTDNPDAPAVLLLHGLLEDGTIFYSRQGKGLAHFLAGQGFDTYIPDLRGKGRSWPPVSGWATYRVGDAINQDIPAILETIQNVKGSFPEFWITHAWGGVLASSFLARYPFYRSSLNGLINFGSHRVAQQRSLSRLIWVDGLWGWLGALVARFKGYIPGRGLGIGAQNEFLGIQQDSLNWLHGQDWVDPEDHFNYGEALSHGLSYPPALYFSSSSDLAHCSAEDVKGFMREIGHHNGRLVVLGQNLGNRHNYSQISMLTHPDAVHDHFPFMINWMSEMNRLREEATSGDDPKPKNQGHSAESGK